A genome region from Chengkuizengella sp. SCS-71B includes the following:
- a CDS encoding U32 family peptidase, with translation MTVLTKKSPGSTRRKLEKPELLAPAGNLEKLKFAIHYGADAVYIGGQRFGLRSNADNFSIDEMRQGVEFAKKYGAKVFVATNIYAHNEDFDGLEEYLKQLEEVGISAIIAADPAIVNTALKVAPKLEVHLSTQQSTMNWQAVQFWKDEGLPRVVLAREANMEEIIEIKDKVDIEIEAFIHGAMCSSYSGRCVLSNHFTDRDSNRGGCSQSCRWYYDLYEGDEKHPMFTVDEDDPFTMGSKDLGMIEHIPELIESGIDSFKIEGRMKSIHYVATVVNAYRQAIDAYMENTDHYELKQEWLDEIHKAANRPLNSGFFYKAPGAGEHIYEAEDKLVNFDFAGLVLDYDEETGIATIQQRNHFKVGQEIEFFGPNGTFFKQTVAKIWDDKGNELEAARHPLMTLRMKVDQPVHALDMMRKKNI, from the coding sequence ATGACGGTACTTACTAAAAAGTCACCGGGTTCAACCAGAAGAAAATTAGAAAAACCCGAGCTGTTAGCACCTGCGGGTAATTTAGAAAAATTAAAATTTGCAATTCATTATGGAGCGGATGCGGTATATATAGGTGGACAAAGATTTGGATTGCGTTCCAATGCAGATAATTTCAGTATTGATGAAATGAGGCAAGGGGTTGAATTTGCCAAAAAGTATGGGGCTAAGGTCTTTGTAGCTACAAATATTTATGCGCATAATGAGGATTTTGATGGGTTAGAGGAGTATTTAAAACAATTAGAAGAAGTGGGCATTTCAGCTATCATTGCAGCAGACCCAGCCATTGTAAATACAGCACTGAAAGTAGCTCCGAAATTAGAGGTTCATTTGAGTACTCAACAATCAACAATGAATTGGCAAGCGGTACAATTTTGGAAAGATGAAGGTCTGCCAAGGGTTGTGTTAGCACGTGAGGCAAACATGGAAGAAATAATTGAAATTAAAGATAAGGTTGATATTGAAATTGAAGCCTTTATCCATGGTGCCATGTGTTCCTCTTATTCTGGACGTTGTGTCCTGTCTAACCATTTTACTGATCGTGACTCCAATCGTGGCGGATGTTCTCAGTCTTGTCGTTGGTATTATGATCTGTATGAAGGTGATGAAAAACATCCGATGTTTACTGTCGATGAAGACGATCCATTCACAATGGGATCTAAGGATTTAGGCATGATTGAACATATTCCTGAGCTTATTGAATCAGGTATAGATAGCTTTAAAATCGAAGGGCGTATGAAGAGTATTCATTATGTTGCAACCGTAGTTAACGCATATCGTCAAGCTATCGATGCTTATATGGAAAATACTGATCATTATGAATTAAAGCAAGAGTGGTTGGATGAAATTCATAAAGCTGCGAACCGCCCATTGAATTCAGGATTCTTTTATAAAGCACCAGGTGCAGGAGAACATATTTATGAAGCAGAAGATAAATTAGTGAACTTTGATTTCGCGGGGTTAGTTCTTGACTATGACGAGGAGACAGGAATAGCAACGATTCAGCAACGAAACCATTTTAAAGTAGGACAGGAAATTGAATTTTTCGGCCCAAATGGGACATTTTTCAAACAAACTGTTGCAAAAATCTGGGATGACAAAGGCAATGAATTAGAAGCTGCAAGACATCCTTTGATGACTTTGCGAATGAAGGTTGATCAACCTGTTCATGCTCTAGATATGATGAGAAAAAAGAATATTTAA
- the mltG gene encoding endolytic transglycosylase MltG, with product MENQENFVEGTRSRNGWKKVKIIMAIISIIIFLIVGVVAGGVFYGYSSLQPVEAQDENIRFIVETGMNSKQIANRLEEEGLIRNQTSFTYYLKFKGEGQRFQAGEYEMKPGITIDDIIQKLNNGETVVDTIQFTIPEGYTLSQIADKLSQEELVNIDVLHELLLQPELFSSQSIKKIPEDENLKHVLEGYLFPETYEMKADSSEQEIIERMLLELDRKLKTLPENWEEQLETQGINFHEMMTIASLIEREVVVDEERKTVAGVIYNRIRDNSIKLEIDATVQYALEEPKERLLYEDLKIESPYNTYFVEGLPPGPIASPSILSIEAALYPEKTSYYYYVTKKDGSQEHLFSETYEGHLQNIKKSKQTAQN from the coding sequence TTGGAAAATCAAGAAAACTTTGTTGAAGGAACCAGATCCCGTAATGGATGGAAAAAAGTAAAAATCATAATGGCTATAATATCTATCATTATATTTTTAATTGTAGGTGTTGTAGCTGGCGGCGTTTTTTATGGATATAGCTCTTTACAACCAGTTGAAGCACAAGATGAAAATATACGTTTCATTGTTGAAACGGGTATGAATTCAAAACAAATTGCAAATCGTTTAGAAGAAGAAGGACTTATTAGAAACCAAACCTCTTTTACTTATTATTTAAAGTTCAAGGGTGAAGGGCAACGTTTCCAAGCAGGCGAATATGAAATGAAGCCAGGGATCACTATTGATGATATCATTCAAAAATTAAACAATGGGGAAACAGTAGTTGATACCATTCAATTTACAATTCCTGAAGGTTATACTTTATCTCAAATTGCGGATAAGCTAAGTCAAGAGGAATTAGTTAACATAGATGTTTTACATGAATTGCTATTGCAACCGGAGTTATTTTCAAGCCAATCGATTAAAAAAATACCAGAAGATGAAAATTTAAAACATGTTTTAGAAGGGTATCTTTTTCCTGAAACGTATGAAATGAAAGCTGATAGCAGTGAACAGGAAATCATTGAAAGGATGCTTTTAGAGTTGGATAGGAAATTAAAGACTTTGCCTGAGAACTGGGAGGAACAGCTTGAAACACAAGGCATCAATTTTCATGAAATGATGACAATTGCTTCACTTATTGAAAGAGAAGTGGTTGTAGATGAAGAAAGAAAGACTGTAGCTGGTGTTATTTATAATCGAATTAGAGATAATAGCATAAAACTTGAAATTGATGCTACGGTACAATATGCATTAGAGGAACCAAAGGAACGTTTATTGTATGAAGATTTAAAGATAGAAAGTCCTTATAATACGTATTTTGTTGAAGGATTACCACCTGGCCCTATCGCTAGTCCGAGTATACTATCAATAGAAGCAGCACTTTATCCAGAAAAAACAAGTTATTATTACTATGTTACAAAAAAAGATGGAAGTCAGGAGCATTTATTTTCTGAGACATATGAGGGACATTTACAAAATATAAAGAAAAGTAAACAAACTGCTCAAAATTAA
- a CDS encoding HAMP domain-containing sensor histidine kinase: MLFVLIALWGIALILLRFDPKNISIRWLSALLFCGGCGAIAILIGEQFLPFVKEQSDTKVLQTILYRIQVTCSLFSYYGIPYSYILFSLYYQPIFVNKRWFKIIPYILCLPIVLMLLFTPAYPVTDVGLYPLLASWSVLYVLFGSILIISKREELPDLKRNHILTSLSIVPTVLFVLVMNYVLPSFDIYRMWKYNTWIVIYGTIVFVLAIFNYGFLGMQLFIERKKLDITLQAITSGTAILNHAIKNDVGKMRLFGHKIKAHAQNTEQKELEEDIGVILNATSHIQLMIQKVQHQTHDIVLKKGSYNLKAMIDETLENIRPYLNQINVISSVDGNINLICDKTHVMETIQNIIMNAIEAMPAGGEIEMIGYEMTQVHVLEIKDTGFGINKNHLKKVMDPFFTTKMKDKMNFGLGLAYAYNVMNRHRGSLDIKSIRDEGTSVILKFPKK; this comes from the coding sequence ATGTTATTTGTTTTGATTGCTCTTTGGGGCATTGCTCTTATACTATTAAGATTTGATCCAAAAAATATTTCAATCCGTTGGTTAAGTGCACTTTTATTTTGTGGTGGATGTGGAGCCATTGCGATTTTAATTGGAGAGCAGTTTCTTCCTTTTGTAAAAGAGCAATCTGATACCAAAGTGTTACAAACAATATTATATAGAATCCAAGTTACTTGCTCTCTATTTTCTTATTATGGGATTCCCTATAGCTATATATTATTTTCTTTATATTATCAACCTATATTTGTAAACAAGCGTTGGTTTAAAATTATCCCGTACATATTATGTTTACCGATTGTACTTATGTTGTTATTTACTCCCGCTTATCCTGTAACTGATGTTGGGTTATATCCATTATTAGCATCATGGTCGGTTTTATATGTTTTGTTTGGAAGTATTTTGATTATATCCAAACGTGAAGAGCTTCCAGATTTAAAAAGGAATCATATACTTACTAGTTTATCGATTGTACCAACGGTGTTGTTTGTATTGGTTATGAATTATGTTTTACCTAGTTTTGATATTTATAGAATGTGGAAGTACAATACATGGATTGTCATTTACGGTACAATTGTATTTGTTTTAGCTATCTTCAATTATGGATTTTTAGGAATGCAGCTTTTTATTGAGCGGAAAAAATTAGATATTACACTTCAAGCGATCACATCAGGAACTGCAATTTTAAATCATGCCATTAAAAATGATGTGGGAAAAATGAGATTGTTTGGACATAAAATAAAAGCACATGCTCAAAATACGGAACAAAAGGAACTTGAAGAAGATATTGGAGTGATTTTAAATGCAACATCACATATTCAACTAATGATTCAAAAAGTGCAACATCAGACACACGATATAGTTTTAAAAAAGGGAAGTTATAACCTTAAAGCTATGATTGATGAAACATTGGAAAATATACGGCCTTATTTGAATCAAATCAATGTCATATCTTCTGTAGATGGAAATATTAATTTAATCTGTGATAAAACACATGTGATGGAAACAATTCAAAATATAATAATGAATGCGATTGAAGCGATGCCAGCAGGTGGAGAGATTGAGATGATTGGTTATGAAATGACCCAGGTTCATGTTTTAGAAATAAAAGATACTGGTTTTGGCATAAACAAAAATCATTTAAAAAAAGTGATGGATCCATTCTTTACGACAAAAATGAAGGATAAGATGAATTTTGGATTAGGCTTGGCTTACGCATATAATGTGATGAATAGACATCGAGGTTCTCTAGATATCAAAAGTATAAGAGATGAAGGTACTTCAGTAATCTTAAAATTTCCTAAGAAATAA
- the ruvX gene encoding Holliday junction resolvase RuvX produces the protein MRKMGLDFGDKTIGIAVSDELGWTAQGIEVIKRKSKKEDISRLRTIIKEYDIAEIVLGLPKNMDGSIGERGQLCIQYGETLKTVLELPIHMWDERLTTVSAERTLIEANMSRKKRKQVIDKMAAVLILQSYLDAKK, from the coding sequence ATGCGAAAAATGGGTTTAGATTTCGGTGATAAAACAATTGGTATTGCTGTTAGTGATGAGTTAGGTTGGACTGCACAAGGTATAGAAGTTATAAAAAGAAAAAGCAAGAAAGAAGATATATCCAGACTAAGAACCATCATAAAAGAATATGATATAGCTGAAATTGTTCTTGGACTTCCTAAAAATATGGATGGAAGTATAGGAGAGCGTGGTCAGCTTTGCATTCAATATGGTGAAACTCTTAAAACAGTGTTGGAATTGCCAATCCATATGTGGGATGAAAGGTTAACAACTGTTTCAGCAGAACGCACATTAATTGAGGCTAATATGAGCAGGAAAAAGAGAAAACAAGTGATTGATAAAATGGCAGCAGTATTAATCCTGCAAAGTTACTTAGATGCAAAAAAATAG
- a CDS encoding IreB family regulatory phosphoprotein has product MNNNMDRTMHFKMSKDGEETSQDILLTVYDALKEKGYNPINQIVGYLLSGDPAYIPRHNNARTMIGKQERDELIEELVRSYLNQHR; this is encoded by the coding sequence ATGAACAACAACATGGATAGAACAATGCATTTTAAAATGAGCAAAGACGGTGAGGAAACTTCACAGGATATTTTATTAACCGTATATGATGCTTTAAAGGAAAAGGGATATAATCCAATCAATCAGATTGTTGGTTATTTGTTGTCTGGAGATCCTGCATATATTCCCCGACATAATAATGCTAGGACGATGATTGGGAAGCAAGAACGAGATGAGCTTATTGAAGAATTAGTTCGTTCATACCTAAATCAGCATCGTTAA
- a CDS encoding DUF1292 domain-containing protein has product MSEENNNETILEDDLGSIFIKNEEGEDEPFEIIMQFEVHETGAKYMMVVPENANANEDDEVDEVYPFRYEEDGDDLKLFTIDDDEEWNLVEETFNTLLAESDLQE; this is encoded by the coding sequence ATGAGTGAAGAAAATAACAACGAAACAATACTAGAAGATGATTTAGGGTCAATTTTTATAAAAAATGAAGAAGGTGAAGATGAACCTTTCGAGATCATTATGCAATTTGAAGTTCATGAAACGGGTGCAAAGTACATGATGGTTGTTCCCGAAAATGCAAATGCTAATGAAGATGATGAGGTTGATGAAGTGTATCCCTTCCGTTATGAAGAGGATGGAGATGACCTTAAGCTATTCACCATTGATGATGATGAAGAATGGAATCTTGTTGAAGAAACTTTTAATACGTTACTAGCCGAATCTGATTTACAAGAATAA
- a CDS encoding peptidase U32 family protein, with product MRKKPELLATAGSLEELERLIQAGADAVNIGHNEYGVRLPGNFNLEEIKKAVQIAHAKGVKIYVAVNNIFNNAQMETLPSYLKALHDYQVDAIVFGDPAIISVLKQLNIKMDLHWNTEMTSTNYVTANYWGTKGATRMILARELNLVEVQEISDKLKLETQIQIHGITNIYHSKRELVKSYMGHINHKVTDKFDKDRNLYLVEYERQDLKLPIYEDENGTHIMSADDICTIDVLDEVLEEPVDSVKIEGLLKSIKYNETVVRCYREAIDLYFENPESYKFNPEWLEKIKQVQDPDRELSYGFFFKEQVY from the coding sequence ATGAGAAAAAAACCAGAGCTGTTAGCTACAGCAGGCTCCTTAGAAGAATTGGAACGTTTGATCCAAGCTGGTGCAGATGCAGTGAACATTGGGCATAATGAATATGGAGTGAGATTACCCGGTAATTTCAATTTGGAAGAGATTAAAAAAGCAGTTCAAATCGCCCATGCAAAAGGGGTTAAAATTTATGTAGCTGTTAACAACATATTTAATAATGCACAAATGGAGACCTTGCCATCTTATTTAAAGGCACTACATGATTACCAAGTGGATGCTATTGTTTTTGGTGATCCTGCCATAATTTCTGTCTTAAAGCAACTGAATATTAAAATGGATTTACATTGGAATACGGAAATGACATCCACTAACTATGTAACAGCTAATTATTGGGGAACAAAAGGTGCTACCCGAATGATATTAGCTAGAGAGTTAAATTTAGTGGAAGTTCAAGAAATAAGCGATAAATTAAAGTTAGAAACTCAAATTCAAATTCACGGTATAACGAACATTTATCATTCCAAACGTGAATTAGTTAAAAGCTATATGGGGCATATCAATCATAAAGTCACAGATAAATTTGACAAGGATCGAAATTTGTATTTAGTAGAATATGAAAGACAGGATTTAAAATTACCTATCTATGAGGATGAGAATGGAACACACATTATGAGTGCTGATGATATTTGTACAATTGATGTGTTAGACGAAGTGCTGGAAGAGCCTGTTGATAGTGTTAAAATTGAAGGATTGTTAAAATCGATTAAATATAATGAGACAGTTGTACGTTGTTATCGTGAAGCGATTGATTTATACTTTGAAAATCCTGAATCCTATAAGTTTAATCCTGAATGGTTAGAAAAGATTAAACAAGTACAAGATCCAGATCGGGAATTGTCTTACGGTTTCTTTTTTAAAGAGCAAGTATATTAG
- a CDS encoding PRC-barrel domain-containing protein, translating into MHKAKDIIGLPVIEIEKGEQTGSVKDFLLNNNWEIQAIILEGKHWFSSTRIVEWENIISFGKDAVTIQNEEVIQQLDDVSNQFHPLYDGEKKILGLPILTVNGHELGMVDDVYFGGKLGRKIIGYELTDGLISDIQDGRKWLPAPIQITVGKDAIIVPVQSEQDLEDS; encoded by the coding sequence TTGCATAAAGCCAAAGATATAATTGGATTACCCGTCATTGAAATTGAGAAGGGTGAGCAAACAGGCTCTGTAAAAGATTTTCTACTTAACAATAATTGGGAAATTCAAGCAATCATTTTAGAAGGAAAGCACTGGTTTTCTTCAACTAGAATTGTGGAATGGGAAAATATAATTTCCTTTGGTAAAGATGCTGTAACCATACAAAATGAAGAGGTTATTCAGCAGCTAGATGATGTATCTAATCAGTTTCATCCTTTATACGATGGAGAGAAAAAAATACTGGGTCTTCCAATTTTAACGGTGAATGGTCATGAATTAGGAATGGTTGATGATGTTTATTTTGGTGGGAAATTGGGAAGAAAAATAATAGGATATGAATTAACAGATGGTTTAATCTCAGATATACAGGATGGAAGAAAGTGGCTGCCTGCTCCTATACAAATAACCGTAGGAAAAGACGCAATCATCGTTCCTGTTCAGAGTGAACAAGATCTGGAGGATTCATGA
- a CDS encoding O-methyltransferase: protein MIDPQINEYILNLIPDRNAVLKRLEKEAKKEGIPNIQLQSIQFINVLLKSIQPKNILEIGSAIGYSGIHMAEAAPMAEIITLEMDEKRAARAVQNFQEAGVSERVKLVLGDAAETLPALQESFDFIFIDAAKGQYKKFLELSLKHCKQGTVIVSDNVFFQGFVTKERDELEPRFRNMIDKLNKYNELLSNHPQLETSFVSIGDGLAISIVSTNHELQHE from the coding sequence ATGATAGATCCACAAATAAATGAGTATATTTTGAACCTGATTCCAGATCGGAATGCAGTACTGAAAAGGCTTGAAAAGGAAGCTAAAAAAGAAGGTATACCAAACATACAGCTTCAAAGTATCCAGTTTATTAACGTATTGTTGAAAAGTATTCAACCTAAAAATATACTTGAGATTGGATCTGCAATCGGTTATTCTGGAATTCATATGGCGGAAGCTGCACCTATGGCTGAAATTATAACATTAGAAATGGATGAAAAACGAGCAGCAAGAGCAGTTCAGAATTTCCAAGAAGCTGGTGTTTCAGAAAGAGTAAAGCTCGTCCTTGGTGATGCTGCAGAAACATTGCCTGCTTTACAAGAGAGCTTTGATTTTATTTTTATAGATGCTGCAAAAGGACAATATAAAAAGTTTTTAGAATTGTCTTTAAAACATTGTAAACAGGGGACTGTGATTGTTTCAGATAATGTGTTTTTTCAAGGTTTTGTGACAAAGGAACGAGATGAATTAGAACCAAGATTTCGCAATATGATTGATAAATTGAATAAATATAATGAATTGTTGTCCAATCATCCACAGTTAGAAACAAGCTTTGTATCAATTGGAGATGGATTGGCAATTTCAATTGTAAGTACTAATCATGAACTACAGCATGAATAA
- the alaS gene encoding alanine--tRNA ligase, with amino-acid sequence MKSGEIRQKWLDFFKTKGHKIEESASLVPHNDPSLLWINAGMAPLKRYFDGTVKPDNPRIANAQKCIRTNDIENVGKTKRHHTLFEMLGNFSIGDYFKEETITWAWEFLTDKKWIGFDPDRLSVTVYHEDDEAYKIWNEKIGIPEERIYKLDKDNFWDIGEGPCGPCTEIFYDRGDAYGDLSDPEVNPAGENERFLEVWNLVFSQFNHNKDGSYTPLPNKNIDTGAGLERFTTILQDVDSTFDTDLFLPTIEETCAIANVKYKEKTEIDVALKVIADHIRTVAFAIGDGVLPSNEGRGYVIRRLLRRAVRYGKVLGVNEPFLYRLISKVASVMGGHYKEIVEKQQFIEKIVRVEEERFHETLSDGLNILAEMIQEANKQGRSEITGDQSFKLYDTYGFPLDLTEDFAKENGFTVDHDGFELAMQKQRERARAARQEVDSMKVQGGPLTDLEVKSEFVGYNNLEVRAKVEAIIFNDQLVDIVSDRNTCLVVLDQTPFYAESGGQVSDHGKLENESFQGNVQDVFKAPNGQHVHTVQIESGTLKVGEEVNAAVAIEMREDIVKNHTATHLLHKALKEILGDHVNQAGSLVAPERLRFDFSHFGSISEDELSQIEQKVNAQIWKNTALKIEQKSLNDAKAIGAMALFGEKYGDTVRVVQVGDYSIELCGGCHVNQTSQIGLFKILSENGIGSGIRRIEAVTGKHAYQFLSNQLELLDQGSQLLKTKIDELPKRIEMLLTQNKELTRENESLRGKLNTIEAGSLSDQVKKVGTVPVLVAQLKQVNADTMRSMIDELKDKLKSVVIVFGTVNEGKVQLASAVTSDLVKQGYHAGKIIKEVAAICGGGGGGRPDMAQAGGKDPSKLQQSLDSVEEYIKQIQNK; translated from the coding sequence ATGAAGTCAGGAGAAATACGTCAAAAGTGGTTAGATTTTTTTAAAACAAAAGGCCATAAGATAGAAGAAAGCGCCTCATTAGTTCCACATAACGATCCTTCTCTTTTATGGATTAATGCAGGGATGGCACCGTTGAAACGTTATTTTGACGGTACGGTGAAACCGGACAACCCTAGAATTGCAAATGCTCAAAAGTGTATACGTACCAATGATATTGAAAATGTAGGAAAAACAAAACGTCATCATACACTGTTTGAAATGTTAGGCAACTTTTCAATTGGTGATTATTTTAAAGAGGAAACAATTACTTGGGCATGGGAATTTTTAACGGATAAGAAATGGATCGGTTTTGATCCAGATCGATTATCTGTTACTGTATATCACGAAGACGATGAAGCTTATAAAATATGGAATGAAAAAATAGGCATCCCTGAAGAGAGAATATATAAATTAGACAAGGATAACTTTTGGGATATTGGAGAAGGACCTTGTGGTCCTTGTACAGAAATTTTTTATGATCGTGGTGATGCATATGGGGATTTATCAGATCCAGAGGTAAATCCTGCGGGTGAGAATGAACGATTTTTAGAAGTATGGAATCTTGTGTTCTCACAATTCAATCATAATAAAGATGGATCGTATACACCGTTACCTAATAAAAATATAGACACAGGTGCAGGATTAGAACGATTTACAACGATTTTACAAGATGTAGATTCTACTTTTGATACAGATCTATTTCTTCCAACAATAGAAGAAACATGCGCGATTGCAAACGTTAAGTATAAAGAAAAGACTGAAATAGACGTTGCACTTAAAGTTATAGCAGATCATATTCGAACAGTTGCATTTGCAATAGGTGATGGAGTTCTACCTTCTAATGAAGGTCGGGGATATGTAATTAGACGTTTACTTCGTAGAGCAGTAAGATATGGGAAAGTACTTGGTGTAAATGAACCGTTTTTATATCGTTTAATCTCAAAAGTAGCATCTGTTATGGGTGGGCATTATAAAGAAATTGTAGAAAAACAACAGTTTATTGAAAAAATTGTTCGTGTTGAAGAAGAACGTTTTCATGAAACTTTATCTGATGGTTTAAATATTTTAGCTGAAATGATTCAAGAAGCTAACAAACAAGGGAGATCTGAAATTACAGGAGATCAATCTTTTAAATTATATGATACTTATGGATTCCCATTAGATTTAACTGAAGACTTTGCAAAGGAAAATGGATTCACAGTAGATCATGATGGATTTGAACTTGCAATGCAGAAACAACGTGAGAGAGCAAGAGCAGCCAGACAAGAAGTGGACAGCATGAAGGTTCAGGGGGGCCCATTGACTGACTTAGAGGTTAAAAGTGAATTTGTTGGATATAATAACTTGGAGGTTCGAGCAAAAGTTGAAGCCATTATTTTTAATGATCAACTTGTTGATATTGTAAGTGATAGAAATACTTGCTTAGTTGTGTTAGATCAAACACCATTTTATGCTGAAAGTGGTGGACAAGTAAGTGATCATGGAAAACTAGAGAATGAATCTTTTCAAGGAAATGTACAAGATGTATTTAAAGCACCAAATGGTCAACATGTTCATACAGTGCAGATAGAATCTGGCACTCTGAAAGTAGGCGAAGAAGTAAACGCTGCTGTTGCAATAGAAATGAGAGAAGATATTGTTAAAAATCATACAGCAACTCATCTACTGCATAAAGCTTTGAAGGAAATTTTAGGTGATCATGTCAACCAAGCGGGTTCATTAGTTGCACCTGAAAGATTAAGATTTGATTTTTCTCATTTTGGAAGTATAAGTGAAGACGAGTTATCACAGATAGAGCAAAAAGTGAACGCACAAATTTGGAAAAACACAGCTTTAAAAATTGAACAAAAGTCTCTAAATGATGCAAAAGCAATAGGAGCAATGGCTTTATTTGGTGAAAAATATGGCGACACAGTTAGAGTGGTTCAAGTTGGTGATTACAGCATTGAATTATGTGGAGGATGCCATGTAAATCAAACCTCACAAATTGGATTGTTTAAAATTTTAAGTGAAAATGGTATAGGTTCAGGCATTCGACGAATTGAAGCTGTGACTGGAAAACATGCGTATCAGTTTTTATCAAATCAATTAGAACTTTTAGATCAAGGCTCTCAACTGTTAAAAACAAAAATTGACGAATTGCCAAAAAGAATTGAAATGTTATTAACACAAAATAAAGAGCTAACAAGAGAAAATGAATCATTACGTGGGAAATTAAACACAATTGAAGCAGGTTCATTATCTGATCAGGTGAAAAAAGTAGGAACTGTACCTGTTTTAGTAGCACAATTGAAGCAGGTAAATGCAGATACAATGCGTTCTATGATTGATGAGCTTAAAGATAAGCTAAAGTCAGTTGTGATTGTTTTTGGTACTGTAAATGAAGGGAAAGTACAGCTTGCTTCTGCAGTTACGTCTGATTTAGTTAAACAAGGTTACCATGCAGGTAAAATTATTAAAGAGGTAGCAGCTATTTGTGGTGGCGGCGGGGGTGGACGTCCAGATATGGCACAGGCTGGGGGTAAAGATCCATCTAAGTTGCAACAATCACTTGACAGTGTTGAAGAATATATTAAACAAATTCAAAATAAATAA
- a CDS encoding AI-2E family transporter: MERFVNNRFFIILIYILLIMAALFMLLQIKPMIIGIYNFISAVLAPFIIAMIISYVLNPIVNLLSIRKVPRTLAVLLIYAVFITSITVILMNLIPMFMKQVKELNEHLPELTATVQKWLDYVYENRFFPESVRLGVTNSLMNFENNIGKEVSQLISDIGSYINMMFLAFIVPFLAFYMLKDFKLIEKGSLAIIPSKHRKQTVRLLINIDEALGNYIRGQFLVCVVVGILAYIGYWVIGMPYALLLASVVAVFNIIPYLGPFFGAAPAIIMAATISFKMVLFVAIVNIIVQILEGNVISPQIVGRTLHLHPMSIIFALLVGGELAGVVGLILAVPVFAVMKVIVHHVFDYYVQRKKT; this comes from the coding sequence ATGGAACGTTTTGTAAATAATCGTTTTTTTATTATATTAATTTATATTTTGTTAATCATGGCTGCTTTGTTTATGCTGCTGCAAATCAAACCAATGATTATTGGCATATATAATTTTATTAGTGCTGTTTTAGCTCCTTTTATAATCGCTATGATTATTTCCTATGTATTGAATCCAATTGTTAATTTACTTAGTATACGTAAAGTCCCGAGAACATTAGCTGTTTTACTTATTTACGCAGTATTTATCACTTCAATTACCGTAATATTAATGAATTTAATCCCGATGTTTATGAAACAGGTAAAAGAATTGAATGAACATTTGCCAGAATTAACTGCCACGGTACAAAAATGGCTTGATTATGTATATGAAAATCGCTTTTTTCCTGAATCTGTACGCCTTGGGGTAACAAATTCGCTTATGAATTTTGAAAATAATATTGGCAAAGAAGTTTCACAACTCATTAGTGATATAGGAAGTTATATCAATATGATGTTTCTTGCCTTCATTGTTCCGTTCTTAGCCTTTTATATGTTAAAAGACTTTAAGTTAATTGAAAAAGGTTCTTTAGCCATCATACCAAGTAAACACCGTAAACAAACAGTTCGTTTATTAATCAATATTGATGAAGCATTAGGAAATTACATACGAGGGCAGTTTTTAGTATGTGTTGTAGTAGGTATATTAGCGTATATTGGGTATTGGGTTATTGGTATGCCTTACGCTCTACTATTAGCAAGTGTTGTTGCAGTTTTTAACATTATTCCTTATTTAGGACCATTTTTTGGTGCAGCTCCCGCAATTATTATGGCAGCCACTATTTCTTTTAAAATGGTTTTATTTGTTGCCATCGTAAATATTATCGTTCAAATATTAGAGGGTAATGTCATATCACCTCAGATCGTAGGCAGGACATTACATTTACATCCAATGTCGATTATATTTGCCTTACTTGTTGGAGGAGAATTGGCAGGTGTCGTAGGATTAATCTTAGCAGTTCCAGTTTTTGCTGTTATGAAGGTCATTGTACATCATGTGTTTGACTATTATGTTCAGCGTAAAAAAACATAA